ACTGTTTGGAGAGTGTAATTGCTCAtgactttgttgctcatagttaattTCTCCAAAACCTTTCTCAGGTTGATTCCAACCATCTGAATTTTGAGGTAGGTTGTATGCATTTACCACAGCAGTTCGCAGCTCATTAATTTTTCTGACCATCAACTCCAGTTGTTGCAGAGTTTgttgatgcatctgcttgttttggtttACGACTGCATTTACACCTTCAATTTCCATCACTCCTTTCTCTTGTGTGGATGGTTGCACTTCTGCTTCTAGCTTACCAATTTCCTCAGGTGGTTTCAACTTGGCCAGGAATTCACTCATTAGatcttcccatccgatgatgcttccttgcaggaaggcttcaagccattgagcaacatcgttcatggtgatgagCGGATGTTTCAAGTCATGGGTTGCATTGTCATCTAAGGTGAGGACACTACTCCCACAATTACTGGAATTCGTTGAGctcccctccatgatctgcacaatcacaaacagtccaaatgaagattgaatataCTCATGCCAAAATGTGGTTAGAagattagttgacacaatgtaTCAAACAGTTGACAGGCTTGAAAGATCAATAGAAGAAAATTGTTTCTGTCATTTACTCAGTGAGCAACAATACAAGAAATGCATAGAACCAGAAAAGCCAGGAAAatttcactctattgctaaagtggggttttagttagcttaagcaaaaattcaaacagttagtgtgttagtaaaaaaaattaaagaaacagaaaagaaaaagtgcttgatctagatctccactttacttaatcattgtcaatctaatcaatccccggcaacggcgccaaaaacttgatgtgtatttttgggaaaatgaattccaagcacacagatctaaccggcaagtgtaccgggtcgcatcaagtaataataactcacatgagtgaggtcgatcctataggattaaaggattgagcaattttagtttagtggttgatttagtcaagcgaatcaaatgTTGGTTTGAGTGTTTTGTAATTGacaaaagctaaattgcatgatatgtaaagggagagggaagaattgcagtaaattaaagagaacagaaagtaaaagtgctgaatcttaaagaacgagtaaattaaattgcagaaacttagtgttccgagggttacctgaaactggaggtcaatatcagatgagatcttctgtactggtcggagatggcgtgtccggctggctagtggcggtcggagctgttgtgtccgacttgttggacttgctgcactgctgatccttggccaccggagggtgggggtacctgcaagagactccgatgcttaagttagcacgggtattaagcaggtttttagtagaatcagagtatgagttatacctgggtgctccagtgtatttataatgatgaggagtgacctttttagataagataagttagttatattatcttatcttatctttatctttgggtgaggtcagcgtatcttcaacggaaccgcccttatctctataggcttggactacctttggattgggctgtgttcctttgtttgggccttcctgtcgatttggccgagctctttttgagaagaggtcggatagtctgacctgaagaggtcggtcgctttgtcgccgatcatcccgggttggatagctcgacccagggtatgaacacttagattgcaagaaatgtaaataactgaatcttaatgtacaagaaatataaattgctagAATTATAAACAGGTTCAGGGAGCTGGGATTTCAGAAATTAAACAATCACAAGtgaattgcaacaagcagaagagcaaaagatgaattgaattgaagtagatcttcaaatagagaagtaaaaatgcttgaagaattaaaacagaaagtaaatacagCTTAATTGCATaagttaaaagagaaattaaagatctcaggagtggaagagactagaaaacaagtctagatctcaaatccttccttgatccaacaagaacaattgcaaaagaaaattgaaaagtaaATTTCAGAAGAAATGGGAGATGAAAATAGTAAATAGAATTTGGAATGTAAATCACAgttcttagaattatgcagaaagataaacaaagagatctcaaggtgagattgaaatagaatttcttcaattctccacccaagatccaagacaagaagtgaagagtgctcaagcaagaacaaggaagaagagagatcaattctccttccaaattttCCAAGATCCCAATTCAAAGTAAAATTCTCAAAATTACAGaaatgaaaattctcaaagaagcaaaaggttcttctctaaatcaaactagcttatatttatacactttctatttttggattttagaatttgggtgggctttttaatttggtgaagaattgaattaaattgaattttcaattgaattttcagcccataTGTTGCTTGCTCCCAGTGGtgtgctctgctcttgtggggagcagAGCATCAATGCTTGTCTTTGGCCTCTTTGTTGCATGCCAAGGTTGGGTGCCTCAGGAtagcgctctgctcttgtggAGAGCGCAGCATCATGCTGCCTTAGAGCTTGTCTTGTGCACACCAagctccctggccgtgtcaagttGTACGTGTCAAGCCTCCTTGGCCGTGTCAAGCTCGTGCAAGGACTAAGGAGAGTAGTGCTCTACTCTTGGCAAGAGCGTAGCACTCCTTTTGCTTGGGTAAGGGCCCAAGTTCAAAACGCTAGGGAGGCATGCGCTGGCCAATTTCTTTTGTGCACAAAGTGGCGCCTTGCTCCTTGCTTCCTTAAGGTGCTTCGTTCGATCCTTGGGGGTAGCATTTTagccatttttggcttatttcctttgtgagtagcgctctcctactcccccttgctcatgagttcgaaccttgtAGCTTTCACTAGCAAACTTTgtctttgaatttatttttgagtGAAGCCCGGTAATGCTCTTGACAAGAGCAGAGCATCATGcttctcccctttctttcttggttcaaaattgtgctccgctctcaaggagagcgtagcatccaagccttgcttccttggttcattgttgtgctCCCTTGGAGAGCACTGGGCTCTTGGAGAAATCTTTGTGGCTTTCCTCCTTCATTGTGCCACActtttctcttccttgggccacgcttcttgttttcttctttttttcaccGACAAGTAATCAAAAccaccaatcaaagtatcacaaaattcacaaagcataaaattcatttaaaactaattaattttagcttaaactttatgattttgtgtcaattaaatggtggttgattgattcaaagaaaccatgcaattctattccaaattactaacttacaatgcaagaaagtgcataaaacttaatgaaacaagtgaaaattgCTGAAAAAATaggataagatgacttgtcattacttacttcatcttctttactttttaTTGTTAAATTCTGAATCCTAGCATCCTACACCCCTttattattcaagcaatttacatttcttgcactctaagcttcagccatttacatttcttgcaatttaagtttcagtcatttatattACTTCCACTTTCAGATTCAGCTAtttttgtaagacccagaattttcAAATAAATCTTGTTATGAATTAATTTCAATTCATTTAATTCATTAGAAATTTTtcttcagaaattattttattaaagctaattaaatcaaaaattaaatcaagttttgataattaattagaaattttacttaattttatagttattgaataattttctatatttaaattatatagcTTAATAgttgtaaaagaataaaaattttatatgatttgattttagattaattgtatttatatcatttaatactttaagttaaagataaagaaaattaattatattaccatGTATTCTCAATTAGAGTAATTTATtgagaatcaattagtatttttataccacatataatattttaaagtaagtttagagattaaattagtttttcaaatattaatatattatactccaattttattaaaatcacCAAACTATCCCTATACCTAATTTTTATCAAAATCCTAAATTCCCAAAATATCACCGTAATCCTAATTTCCCAAAAACCCAGCTGCCTTATCTCTTCAGCCACCGAACCTCCTTTTCTTCCATAAGCCACGCAGCATATTcacagaagaaaaaaaataaagaaaagagaaaaaaggaaagagagatgGGGGACCGAAGGAAGAGAAGAAAGGGAGtggggagaagagagggagacGGCACTGGTGGGCatcactgccaccgtcgccgTCGCTGTGCCGTCGGGAGGGAGATCTGAGAGAGCGAGCACAGAGTTGAGGGAGCAGAGAAGCCGCGCCGCCGCTGCACCATGCCTCGCGAACCATTGCCGCGTCGTGTCTATCGCCGTCCTCGCAGGCTCCTATCACAGCCACTGTCCCCACCGCGAAGTCCGTCGCCGTTGCTGCAGCTGTCAGCGCCGTCGTCCATGGGTGAGGCAGAGGAGAGAGATCTGGGAGGAAG
The DNA window shown above is from Arachis ipaensis cultivar K30076 chromosome B08, Araip1.1, whole genome shotgun sequence and carries:
- the LOC110265324 gene encoding uncharacterized protein LOC110265324, with the translated sequence MYSQLERKKIKKREKRKERWGTEGREEREWGEERETALVGITATVAVAVPSGGRSERASTELREQRSRAAAAPCLANHCRVVSIAVLAGSYHSHCPHREVRRRCCSCQRRRPWVRQRREIWEEGRIGTCPTTAHSCRSYRRPSSSNPPPPKLLAATSDRASAAGERCCHRKPPLKPVYVGNYRRNPCLLGLGSGICVPKLRLLLNHRSFGECRSCRLIGSEGHCCFVSREKCCCRDS